One region of Oryza glaberrima chromosome 7, OglaRS2, whole genome shotgun sequence genomic DNA includes:
- the LOC127779086 gene encoding regulator of nonsense transcripts 1 homolog isoform X1 encodes MATQTPSSSAAADLYETASQPDPPASAAGDAYTFLEFNTQGDDFDYPDFPELSQPARSAPPTSAPGVPGSAGSPSPSSSSWPPPPPPPPDASQDPDLAPREATTPPASSSSPSPRASAKARASAAAADGLASGVAALSFEEPLGAGAGEDGFGYGKGDFVEHACRYCGIHNPACVARCNVPSCRKWFCNSRGNTSGSHIVNHLVRAKHKEVCLHKDSPLGETILECYNCGCRNVFLLGFISAKAENVVVLLCREPCLSVNALKDMNWDLSQWCPLIDDRCFLSWLVKVPSEQEQLRARQISAQQINKVEELWKTNPDASLEDLEKPGVDDEPQQVALKYEDAYQYQNVFAPLIKLEADYDKMMKESQSKDSLTVRWDIGLNKKRIAYFVFPKEDNELRLVPGDELRLRYSGDSSHPAWQSVGHVIKLTAQEEVALELRASQGVPVDLNHGFSVDFVWKSTSFDRMQGAMKTFAVDETSVSGYIYHHLLGHEVEHQIIRNTLPRRFGAPGLPELNASQVLAVKSVLQKPISLIQGPPGTGKTVTSAAIVYHMAKQGQGQVLVCAPSNVAVDQLAEKISSTGLKVVRLCAKSREAVSSPVEHLTLHYQVRHLDTSEKSELHKLQQLKDEQGELSSSDEKKYKALKRATEREILQSADVICCTCVGAGDPRLANFRFRQVLIDESTQATEPECLIPLVLGVKQVVLVGDHCQLGPVIMCKKAARAGLAQSLFERLVILGVKPFRLQVQYRMHPCLSDFPSNCFYEGTLQNGVTVNERQTPGIDFPWPVPNRPMFFYVQMGQEEISASGTSYLNRTEAANVEKIVTTFLRSGVVPSQIGVITPYEGQRAYIVNYMSRNGSLRQQLYKEIEVASVDSFQGREKDYIILSCVRSNEHQGIGFLNDPRRLNVALTRARYGIVILGNPKVLSKQPLWNSLLTHYKEHECLVEGPLNNLKQSMVQFQKPKKIYNDRRLFLGGGQGVMQGASFGAAGTNPVADKRSGRGKGHSFVPFGPPNGAHKPGVHPSGYPLPRMPFPPFAGAHSQPYAIPTRGSLHGPIGAVPPVPQPGNRNFGPRGNTGGPIGGHLAHQQSSQQAMGGMGSAFNFPGLENPSSQPSGGGPMSQTGLMTQMPVQGLSQTFRDGFSIGGMSQDFFGDDFKSQGSHVAYNIADFSTQASQGGYGVDYSQGPQSGYPGNYLNQNAHPGYSHMGAANDIVSQDHMAHGSHGMFTQAGYNDPSQDESSQMHFGMAGPGLQSQPMMNPLYSQSYAHYNTQPQSLQPPPQ; translated from the exons ATGGCGACGcagacgccctcctcctccgccgccgccgacctctaCGAGACGGCCTCGCAGCCCGACCCGCccgcctcggccgccggcgacgcctacACCTTCCTCGAGTTCAACACCCAGGGCGACGACTTCGACTACCCGGACTTCCCGGAGCTCTCCCAGCCGGCCCGATCCGCGCCCCCCACGTCGGCTCCGGGGGTGCCTGGCTCCgcgggctcgccgtcgccgtcgtcctcgtcgtggccgcccccgcctcccccgccgccggacGCCTCGCAGGACCCCGATCTCGCGCCGCGGGAGGCCACcaccccgccggcctcctcgtcctcgccgtcgccgcgcgcgtcggcCAAGGCGAGggcgtccgccgcggcggcggacgggctcgCCTCCGGGGTCGCGGCGCTCAGCTTCGAGGAGccgctcggcgccggcgccggggaggaTGGGTTCGGCTACGGCAAGGGCGACTTCGTCGAGCACGCGTGCCGGTACTGCGGGATCCACAACCCCGCGTGCGTCGCGCGCTGCAACGTGCCGTCCTGCCGCAAGTGGTTCTGCAACTCGCGGGGGAACACGTCCGGCTCCCACATCGTTAACCACCTG GTTAGAGCAAAACATAAGGAAGTTTGCCTACACAAGGATAGTCCGTTGGGTGAAACAATTCTTGAGTGCTACAATTGTGGTTGTCGGAACGTATTCCTTCTTGGTTTTATCTCAGCAAAGGCAGAGAATGTCGTTGTTCTTCTGTGCAGAGAGCCCTGTTTGAGTGTTAATGCATTGAAGGATATGAATTGGGACCTCAGTCAGTGGTGTCCTCTTATTGATGACAGGTGTTTCTTATCATGGCTTGTCAAG GTTCCCTCAGAACAGGAGCAGCTGAGGGCTCGTCAAATTAGTGCGCAACAAATTAACAAAGTGGAAGAGCTCTGGAAAACAAACCCTGATGCCTCTCTTGAAGATCTTGAAAAACCAGGTGTCGATGATGAGCCCCAACAAGTGGCTCTGAAGTATGAAGATGCTTACCAG taTCAAAATGTGTTTGCTCCACTGATAAAGCTTGAGGCTGATTATGACAAG ATGATGAAAGAGTCACAGAGCAAGGACAGCTTGACCGTGCGGTGGGATATTGGACTGAACAAGAAGCGCATAGCCTATTTCGTGTTTCCAAAG gaagaCAATGAATTGAGACTTGTCCCAGGAGATGAGCTGCGGCTTCGATATTCTGGTGATTCTTCACACCCTGCATGGCAGTCTGTGGGTCATGTG ATTAAACTTACGGCACAAGAGGAGGTAGCACTTGAACTTCGTGCTAGTCAG GGAGTTCCTGTTGATTTGAACCATGGATTCAGTGTGGATTTTGTCTGGAAGAGTACTAGCTTTGATAGGATGCAGGGGGCAATGAAAACTTTTGCTGTGGATGAGACAAGTGTCAGTGG GTACATATACCATCACCTTTTGGGACATGAAGTTGAGCATCAAATAATACGTAATACACTACCGAGACGCTTTGGTGCACCAGGACTTCCAGAACTAAATGCTTCACAG GTCTTAGCAGTTAAAAGTGTTCTCCAGAAGCCAATTAGTTTGATTCAAGGTCCACCTGGCACAGGGAAAACTGTCACATCTGCTGCGATCGTGTATCACATGGCAAAACAAGGCCAAGGACAG GTCCTTGTATGTGCTCCAAGTAATGTAGCCGTTGATCAGTTGGCAGAGAAGATAAGCTCTACTGGTCTCAAG GTTGTCAGGCTATGTGCAAAATCTAGGGAAGCTGTTTCATCTCCTGTTGAGCATTTGACACTTCATTATCAG GTTCGGCACCTTGATACATCTGAAAAGAGTGAATTGCATAAGCTACAGCAACTCAAAGATGAACAAG GTGAATTGTCAAGCAGTGATGAGAAAAAGTACAAGGCATTAAAACGAGCTACTGAGAGAGAGATATTACAAAGTGCTGATGTGATTTGTTGCACTTGTGTTGGTGCTGGAGACCCTCGTTTAGCAAACTTCCGATTCCGTCAA gTTCTTATTGATGAATCTACACAGGCAACAGAGCCTGAATGTCTCATTCCATTGGTGCTTGGTGTAAAGCAG GTTGTTCTTGTTGGAGATCATTGTCAACTGGGCCCAGTCATCATGTGCAAAAAGGCAGCTCGTGCAGGATTAGCACAATCGCTCTTTGAACGGCTTGTTATCCTTGGAGTCAAGCCTTTCAGGCTACAG GTACAATATAGGATGCACCCTTGTCTTTCAGACTTCCCGTCCAACTGCTTCTATGAAGGCACACTGCAAAATGGAGTAACTGTAAACGAGAGACAGACACCTGGGATTGATTTTCCTTGGCCTGTTCCAAATCGGCCTATGTTCTTCTACGTGCAG ATGGGACAAGAAGAGATCAGTGCCAGTGGGACATCATACCTCAATAGAACTGAAGCTGCAAATGTTGAAAAGATTGTAACTACATTTTTAAGGAGTGGTGTTGTACCAAGCCAG ATTGGAGTTATCACACCTTATGAAGGACAAAGGGCATATATTGTGAATTATATGTCAAGGAATGGCTCTCTTCGCCAACAACTATACAAAGAAATTGAG GTAGCAAGTGTTGATTCCTTCCAGGGAAGAGAAAAAGATTACATAATCCTGTCTTGTGTTAGAAGCAATGAGCACCAG GGTATTGGGTTTCTTAATGATCCACGCAGGTTAAATGTCGCATTAACTCGTGCTCGGTACGGTATAGTTATTCTTGGGAACCCTAAAGTTCTAAGCAAGCAGCCACTCTGGAATAGTTTATTGACACATTATAAG GAGCATGAGTGTTTGGTAGAAGGACCTTTGAACAACTTAAAGCAGAGTATGGTGCAATTTCAAAAGCCAAAAAAG ATCTACAATGATCGACGACTCTTCCTGGGTGGCGGTCAAGGTGTTATGCAAGGAGCTAGTTTTGGTGCTGCAGGCACAAACCCAGTGGCAGATAAGAGAAGTGGTAGGGGGAAAG GGCATTCCTTTGTTCCATTTGGCCCACCAAATGGGGCTCATAAACCTGGTGTGCACCCATCTGGCTATCCTTTACCTCGTATGCCTTTCCCTCCATTTGCTGGGGCTCATTCTCAACCCTATGCTATTCCAACCCGGGGATCATTGCACGGACCGATTGGAGCTGTTCCACCTGTGCCTCAACCTGGAAACAGAAACTTTGGACCTCGTGGAAATACTGGTGGCCCTATTGGTGGGCACCTTGCTCACCAACAGAGTTCTCAGCAAGCTATGGGAGGCATGGGGTCAGCTTTTAACTTTCCTGGCCTGGAGAATCCGAGCAGTCAGCCTTCTGGTGGAGGTCCAATGTCCCAGACTGGATTGATGACACAG ATGCCTGTCCAAGGTCTCAGTCAAACATTCCGCGATGGGTTTTCCATTGGTGGGATGTCTCAG GACTTCTTTGGAGATGATTTCAAGAGCCAAGGATCTCATGTGGCATACAACATTGCTGATTTTTCCACTCAG GCTTCTCAAGGAGGCTATGGTGTTGACTACTCTCAAGGACCCCAATCTGGATATCCTGGGAATTATTTGAACCAAAATGCACACCCAGGGTATTCCCATATGGGTGCAGCAAATGACATTGTCTCTCAG GATCACATGGCCCATGGTTCACATGGAATGTTTACACAAGCGGGATACAATGACCCTTCACAAGATGAGTCATCACAGATGCATTTTGGAATGGCTGGTCCTGGTCTTCAGTCTCAG CCCATGATGAACCCGCTCTACTCTCAGTCATATGCTCATTACAACACCCAACCGCAGTCTCTCCAACCTCCTCCCCAGTGA
- the LOC127779086 gene encoding regulator of nonsense transcripts 1 homolog isoform X3 → MATQTPSSSAAADLYETASQPDPPASAAGDAYTFLEFNTQGDDFDYPDFPELSQPARSAPPTSAPGVPGSAGSPSPSSSSWPPPPPPPPDASQDPDLAPREATTPPASSSSPSPRASAKARASAAAADGLASGVAALSFEEPLGAGAGEDGFGYGKGDFVEHACRYCGIHNPACVARCNVPSCRKWFCNSRGNTSGSHIVNHLVRAKHKEVCLHKDSPLGETILECYNCGCRNVFLLGFISAKAENVVVLLCREPCLSVNALKDMNWDLSQWCPLIDDRCFLSWLVKVPSEQEQLRARQISAQQINKVEELWKTNPDASLEDLEKPGVDDEPQQVALKYEDAYQYQNVFAPLIKLEADYDKMMKESQSKDSLTVRWDIGLNKKRIAYFVFPKEDNELRLVPGDELRLRYSGDSSHPAWQSVGHVIKLTAQEEVALELRASQGVPVDLNHGFSVDFVWKSTSFDRMQGAMKTFAVDETSVSGYIYHHLLGHEVEHQIIRNTLPRRFGAPGLPELNASQVLAVKSVLQKPISLIQGPPGTGKTVTSAAIVYHMAKQGQGQVLVCAPSNVAVDQLAEKISSTGLKVVRLCAKSREAVSSPVEHLTLHYQVRHLDTSEKSELHKLQQLKDEQGELSSSDEKKYKALKRATEREILQSADVICCTCVGAGDPRLANFRFRQVLIDESTQATEPECLIPLVLGVKQVVLVGDHCQLGPVIMCKKAARAGLAQSLFERLVILGVKPFRLQVQYRMHPCLSDFPSNCFYEGTLQNGVTVNERQTPGIDFPWPVPNRPMFFYVQMGQEEISASGTSYLNRTEAANVEKIVTTFLRSGVVPSQIGVITPYEGQRAYIVNYMSRNGSLRQQLYKEIEVASVDSFQGREKDYIILSCVRSNEHQGIGFLNDPRRLNVALTRARYGIVILGNPKVLSKQPLWNSLLTHYKEHECLVEGPLNNLKQSMVQFQKPKKIYNDRRLFLGGGQGVMQGASFGAAGTNPVADKRSGRGKGHSFVPFGPPNGAHKPGVHPSGYPLPRMPFPPFAGAHSQPYAIPTRGSLHGPIGAVPPVPQPGNRNFGPRGNTGGPIGGHLAHQQSSQQAMGGMGSAFNFPGLENPSSQPSGGGPMSQTGLMTQDFFGDDFKSQGSHVAYNIADFSTQASQGGYGVDYSQGPQSGYPGNYLNQNAHPGYSHMGAANDIVSQDHMAHGSHGMFTQAGYNDPSQDESSQMHFGMAGPGLQSQPMMNPLYSQSYAHYNTQPQSLQPPPQ, encoded by the exons ATGGCGACGcagacgccctcctcctccgccgccgccgacctctaCGAGACGGCCTCGCAGCCCGACCCGCccgcctcggccgccggcgacgcctacACCTTCCTCGAGTTCAACACCCAGGGCGACGACTTCGACTACCCGGACTTCCCGGAGCTCTCCCAGCCGGCCCGATCCGCGCCCCCCACGTCGGCTCCGGGGGTGCCTGGCTCCgcgggctcgccgtcgccgtcgtcctcgtcgtggccgcccccgcctcccccgccgccggacGCCTCGCAGGACCCCGATCTCGCGCCGCGGGAGGCCACcaccccgccggcctcctcgtcctcgccgtcgccgcgcgcgtcggcCAAGGCGAGggcgtccgccgcggcggcggacgggctcgCCTCCGGGGTCGCGGCGCTCAGCTTCGAGGAGccgctcggcgccggcgccggggaggaTGGGTTCGGCTACGGCAAGGGCGACTTCGTCGAGCACGCGTGCCGGTACTGCGGGATCCACAACCCCGCGTGCGTCGCGCGCTGCAACGTGCCGTCCTGCCGCAAGTGGTTCTGCAACTCGCGGGGGAACACGTCCGGCTCCCACATCGTTAACCACCTG GTTAGAGCAAAACATAAGGAAGTTTGCCTACACAAGGATAGTCCGTTGGGTGAAACAATTCTTGAGTGCTACAATTGTGGTTGTCGGAACGTATTCCTTCTTGGTTTTATCTCAGCAAAGGCAGAGAATGTCGTTGTTCTTCTGTGCAGAGAGCCCTGTTTGAGTGTTAATGCATTGAAGGATATGAATTGGGACCTCAGTCAGTGGTGTCCTCTTATTGATGACAGGTGTTTCTTATCATGGCTTGTCAAG GTTCCCTCAGAACAGGAGCAGCTGAGGGCTCGTCAAATTAGTGCGCAACAAATTAACAAAGTGGAAGAGCTCTGGAAAACAAACCCTGATGCCTCTCTTGAAGATCTTGAAAAACCAGGTGTCGATGATGAGCCCCAACAAGTGGCTCTGAAGTATGAAGATGCTTACCAG taTCAAAATGTGTTTGCTCCACTGATAAAGCTTGAGGCTGATTATGACAAG ATGATGAAAGAGTCACAGAGCAAGGACAGCTTGACCGTGCGGTGGGATATTGGACTGAACAAGAAGCGCATAGCCTATTTCGTGTTTCCAAAG gaagaCAATGAATTGAGACTTGTCCCAGGAGATGAGCTGCGGCTTCGATATTCTGGTGATTCTTCACACCCTGCATGGCAGTCTGTGGGTCATGTG ATTAAACTTACGGCACAAGAGGAGGTAGCACTTGAACTTCGTGCTAGTCAG GGAGTTCCTGTTGATTTGAACCATGGATTCAGTGTGGATTTTGTCTGGAAGAGTACTAGCTTTGATAGGATGCAGGGGGCAATGAAAACTTTTGCTGTGGATGAGACAAGTGTCAGTGG GTACATATACCATCACCTTTTGGGACATGAAGTTGAGCATCAAATAATACGTAATACACTACCGAGACGCTTTGGTGCACCAGGACTTCCAGAACTAAATGCTTCACAG GTCTTAGCAGTTAAAAGTGTTCTCCAGAAGCCAATTAGTTTGATTCAAGGTCCACCTGGCACAGGGAAAACTGTCACATCTGCTGCGATCGTGTATCACATGGCAAAACAAGGCCAAGGACAG GTCCTTGTATGTGCTCCAAGTAATGTAGCCGTTGATCAGTTGGCAGAGAAGATAAGCTCTACTGGTCTCAAG GTTGTCAGGCTATGTGCAAAATCTAGGGAAGCTGTTTCATCTCCTGTTGAGCATTTGACACTTCATTATCAG GTTCGGCACCTTGATACATCTGAAAAGAGTGAATTGCATAAGCTACAGCAACTCAAAGATGAACAAG GTGAATTGTCAAGCAGTGATGAGAAAAAGTACAAGGCATTAAAACGAGCTACTGAGAGAGAGATATTACAAAGTGCTGATGTGATTTGTTGCACTTGTGTTGGTGCTGGAGACCCTCGTTTAGCAAACTTCCGATTCCGTCAA gTTCTTATTGATGAATCTACACAGGCAACAGAGCCTGAATGTCTCATTCCATTGGTGCTTGGTGTAAAGCAG GTTGTTCTTGTTGGAGATCATTGTCAACTGGGCCCAGTCATCATGTGCAAAAAGGCAGCTCGTGCAGGATTAGCACAATCGCTCTTTGAACGGCTTGTTATCCTTGGAGTCAAGCCTTTCAGGCTACAG GTACAATATAGGATGCACCCTTGTCTTTCAGACTTCCCGTCCAACTGCTTCTATGAAGGCACACTGCAAAATGGAGTAACTGTAAACGAGAGACAGACACCTGGGATTGATTTTCCTTGGCCTGTTCCAAATCGGCCTATGTTCTTCTACGTGCAG ATGGGACAAGAAGAGATCAGTGCCAGTGGGACATCATACCTCAATAGAACTGAAGCTGCAAATGTTGAAAAGATTGTAACTACATTTTTAAGGAGTGGTGTTGTACCAAGCCAG ATTGGAGTTATCACACCTTATGAAGGACAAAGGGCATATATTGTGAATTATATGTCAAGGAATGGCTCTCTTCGCCAACAACTATACAAAGAAATTGAG GTAGCAAGTGTTGATTCCTTCCAGGGAAGAGAAAAAGATTACATAATCCTGTCTTGTGTTAGAAGCAATGAGCACCAG GGTATTGGGTTTCTTAATGATCCACGCAGGTTAAATGTCGCATTAACTCGTGCTCGGTACGGTATAGTTATTCTTGGGAACCCTAAAGTTCTAAGCAAGCAGCCACTCTGGAATAGTTTATTGACACATTATAAG GAGCATGAGTGTTTGGTAGAAGGACCTTTGAACAACTTAAAGCAGAGTATGGTGCAATTTCAAAAGCCAAAAAAG ATCTACAATGATCGACGACTCTTCCTGGGTGGCGGTCAAGGTGTTATGCAAGGAGCTAGTTTTGGTGCTGCAGGCACAAACCCAGTGGCAGATAAGAGAAGTGGTAGGGGGAAAG GGCATTCCTTTGTTCCATTTGGCCCACCAAATGGGGCTCATAAACCTGGTGTGCACCCATCTGGCTATCCTTTACCTCGTATGCCTTTCCCTCCATTTGCTGGGGCTCATTCTCAACCCTATGCTATTCCAACCCGGGGATCATTGCACGGACCGATTGGAGCTGTTCCACCTGTGCCTCAACCTGGAAACAGAAACTTTGGACCTCGTGGAAATACTGGTGGCCCTATTGGTGGGCACCTTGCTCACCAACAGAGTTCTCAGCAAGCTATGGGAGGCATGGGGTCAGCTTTTAACTTTCCTGGCCTGGAGAATCCGAGCAGTCAGCCTTCTGGTGGAGGTCCAATGTCCCAGACTGGATTGATGACACAG GACTTCTTTGGAGATGATTTCAAGAGCCAAGGATCTCATGTGGCATACAACATTGCTGATTTTTCCACTCAG GCTTCTCAAGGAGGCTATGGTGTTGACTACTCTCAAGGACCCCAATCTGGATATCCTGGGAATTATTTGAACCAAAATGCACACCCAGGGTATTCCCATATGGGTGCAGCAAATGACATTGTCTCTCAG GATCACATGGCCCATGGTTCACATGGAATGTTTACACAAGCGGGATACAATGACCCTTCACAAGATGAGTCATCACAGATGCATTTTGGAATGGCTGGTCCTGGTCTTCAGTCTCAG CCCATGATGAACCCGCTCTACTCTCAGTCATATGCTCATTACAACACCCAACCGCAGTCTCTCCAACCTCCTCCCCAGTGA